The DNA sequence TCGTCAATGTCGGTGAAGTTGCGCACGTAGGCGATCTTCCACCCCTTGGAGCGCAGATGGCGGTGGATGGCGTCAAAGGCCACGTAGCAGCGGGCGTGGCCGATGTGGGGCTCGTCGTAGACCGTTACCCCGCAGACGTACATGCTCACCTGTCCCGGGACCAGGGGAACGAACTCTTCCTTTTTGCGCGTCTGCGAGTTGTATATGAACAAGGACATCAGTTACTCCGCTCACTCGGGATGCTTGAATTCAGCGCGGCACAATGCGGGCCGTGGCCAGGGCGGCCATGCCCTCGCCCCGCCCCACGAAGCCCAGGCCCTCGGTGGTGCTGGCCGCCACATTCACCAGGCCGGGCTCCAGGCCCAGGGCCTCGGCCAAACGGGCGCGCATGGCCGGGTAGTGGGGCGCGATCTTGGGCGCCTGGGCCAAAAGGGTGGCGCTCACCTGGGCCGGTTGCCAGCCCGCCCCGGCCAGGCGCTCCTTCACCGCCCCCAGCAGGGCGATGCTGTCCGCGCCGGCAAAGGCCGGGTCGCTGTCCGGGAACATCTGGCCGATGTCTCCCATACCGGCCGCCGCCAACAGGGCGTCCATCACCGCGTGGGTGAGGACGTCCGCGTCGGAATGGCCCAACAGGCCCCGGTCGTGCTCCAACTCCACCCCGCCTAAAACCAGGCGGCGGCCCGGCTCCAGGCGGTGGGCGTCGAAACCCTGCCCCACCCGCTCGCCGCCGCCCAAAAGGCCCCTGGCCAGGGCCAGGTCCTCGGGGGTGGTCACCTTGAAATTGTCTCGCCCGCCCATGACCAGCCTCACCTTGCCGCCGATGCGCTCCACCAGGCCCGCCTCGTCGGTGGCGTAATAGCCCTCGGCCTGCGCGGCGGCCATGGCCTTTAGCAGCAGCTCCCGCTCAAAAACCTGGGGCGTCTGCACCTGCCACAGCTCGGAGCGGTCCAGGGTCTGGGCCACCAGGCCCTCCGCGTCGGCGCGCTTGACCGTGTCCGCCGCCGGGGCCGCGGCTATGGCCGCGCCGGTCTCCACCGCCGCTGCCAGCACCCGGGCAAAGAGCTCGGGCGGGGCCAGGGGACGGGCCGCGTCGTGGATGACCAGCCACTGGGCACCCAGCTCGCAGGCGGCGGCCACTCCGGCGGCCACGCTGTCTTGGCGCTGGGCCCCGCCGGGCACCACCGCAGCCACCTTGCTCAGGCCAAAGGGCGCAATACAGCTATCCCGGGTCTCGGTCTCGGCGCCGGGGGGGCACACCACCACCACCGTGGACACCACCTCCGCCTCCTCCAGCGCCATGAGGGTACGCGTGAGGAGCGGGCGGCCGCCCAGGGAAAGAAACTGCTTGGGCCGATCAGCGCCCAGCCGGGAGCCGAACCCGGCGGCGGGCACCACGGCCACCACCTTGCTCTGCATAGGCGCCTCGCGGGTGCAAACAGCTTGAATTCTAGTATCAGGGAACGGTTGGCGCAAGGCCGGGGGCTATTCGGGGTTCATGCGCCGGCTGACTTCCTGGTGATAGGCGGCGGTAACCTCGTTGTGATCCAGCATTCCCAACACATGCTGGCGCCCCTCGAACATCTCCACCACGGGCAACTGGGAGTAGCCGGTGTCCAGGAACTTGAGCAGGGCGTCGTAGAGGCTCTCGCTGGGGCGCAGGCTCACCGGCGAGGTGGCCAGCTCGCCCACCACCACCAAATCGCGCAGGGAGTCCTCGAAGAGCACGGTGCGCACGTTGGTCAGGGACAAGAGCCCCATGAGCATATCGTCGGAGTCGGTGACCGGGAAGATGGTCTGGCCGCTGGAGGCCACCGCCTTTTGCAGGCCAGCGAAGCGGGTGTTGGCCGGCAGGGCGATGAAGGGCTGGTCCGGCTTGAACACCGACTCCACGGTCAGTTCCTCCAACACGTTGACCGTGAGGTCGTCCTCGTGGGCCGGAGACTGGAACTTGTTGGCAACCTGCTTTTC is a window from the Desulfarculaceae bacterium genome containing:
- the ispF gene encoding 2-C-methyl-D-erythritol 2,4-cyclodiphosphate synthase produces the protein MGGRDNFKVTTPEDLALARGLLGGGERVGQGFDAHRLEPGRRLVLGGVELEHDRGLLGHSDADVLTHAVMDALLAAAGMGDIGQMFPDSDPAFAGADSIALLGAVKERLAGAGWQPAQVSATLLAQAPKIAPHYPAMRARLAEALGLEPGLVNVAASTTEGLGFVGRGEGMAALATARIVPR